In Pseudomonadota bacterium, the DNA window AAACCGGTTGCCGTCACTTTTGATGTCACCGGATATTTCAAAGGCGGCAACGGCAAAATGACGGAATTTCCTCTGGATAATGCGGCACCGGCGCAGGACGGCGAACAGGTGGAGGCAACAGGCCGTCATATCGTTCCCGAAGAGGATGAAGACAAAACATTCACTATGCATACAAGCCTGCAGAATGTGACCTGTATGGGATATCCGTTCAAGGAGGGGGAAGACTATCTGGTCTTCGCCTATCTGCGCAAGGAAGGCTCGGGAAACCGCTGGTCACTATATCATTATCCGGCAGGCAGCTACGGGGCGGGCGGGCTTTGCGGCGGCACCGTACCTTATGACACAGCGGAGGCGCGGCGCGACCTGAAAGATATCTATAAAGTTCTGGGCAGCACCGGAAGCCGTCGCGGCGGATTGATTAAATTTCCCCTTAATGACTAGGTCAAAAATGCTGCAGTACAGCAACGAAAAACTGCGGAAACGGATATCACTGCCTTGGAAATCGTGCTAGTAATAAAACGGTCTTGCGTTGCAATCCGAATAGTCGAAAAGGAGGCGCGGCATGTCCCAAGCGCAGAAAAAAACAAAGGCAGCAGCCATGAATAAAAAGAAATCCCCCGCAAAACCTGCAGACAGCTTTTTCAGTCATTTCAAAAAACATGTGTCGACAAGCGATTGGCTCAGAATCGGCGATGCGGATATGGGCAAGCTGATCAAGAATCTCTATGGCTGGGTTGAAAAGCGGCAGGCCAAGCATCACAAAATCCGCGTCTATAATGTCGATGAAAAAATCCATGGCTGGCAATGCAATAATACGGTGATTGAAATCATCAATGATGATATGCCTTTCCTGATTGACTCGGTTGCGTCAGAGCTGGGGCATCAGAATTTTCAGATTGCCTATCTGTTTCACCCGGTGCTGGCGATTGACCGCAAAAAAAGCGGTTTGGTCGAAAAGGTCGGGAATAATATTGAAGAAGCGCGTTTGCGCGGCGGGCTGGAATCCGTCATTCATATTCAACTGGAACAATTTCTGCCGGCCAGTGCCTGCGCGCATCTGGAAAAACAGCTCTCCGGCATTCTGGATGATGTCCGGCTTGCGACAACGGATTGGAAGCTGATGCTGGCGCGTCTGCGTGACGTCATCAATACGATTGACATCAAGCAGGCTGACGGCGGCGAACATGAACACAATATCGAGGCCATCGATTTCCTCGAATATGTGTATAAAAACAATTTCACCCTGCTGGGCTATCGTGAATACCAGTTTGCCGCCGGCAAAAAAAGCGGCGATGTCGATGTGCGTATTGCCAAAGACAGTGCGCTGGGGCTGTTGCGCGAGGGGCATTATCCTTTTGATGTGGCGCTGAAGAAACGCGAATATGAGCAGATGCAGCAAGATGAGAATACGGTCGTCGTCAGTAAATGGATTGACCAGTATTCGACAGTGCACCGGCGCGTTCCCTTTGATGTCATCAATGTAAAAGTTGTCGATAACAAAGGCCGCGTCATCGGGCAGCATGTTTTTATCGGCTTATTCACCTCCAGCACTTATTCCTGCCGGACACTGGAAGTGCCGCTTGTCCGCAAAAAAGTGCGTGAAACGCTGGCGCTGGCGAAATTCGGCAGCGACTCCCATGACCGCAAGGCGCTGGAACATATTTTGGAGAAATATCCGCGGGACGAGCTGTTTCAGGTTTCCGTCGCGGAATTGACAAAAACCAGTATCGGGATTCTCGATTTGCAGGAACGGCAGCGCGTGGCTCTGTTTGCGCGTAAAGACCCGCTGGAACGCTATGTGTCCTGCCTTGTCTATATTCCGCGCGATATTTATGATACGCGCTTTCGCCGCAGTATCGAAACCGTGCTGGAAGCACGTTTGCAAGGTGTTTGCACAAATTATCACATTACGCTGGATGACAGCCCGCTGGCGCGCGGCCTGTTCACCATTTTGACGGATCCGGAACAGCTGACGAAATTTGACGCGGAAGCCGTTGAACAGGAGCTGATCGAGATCGGCCAAAGCTGGCAGGAAAAGCTCGGTCAAGAGCTGATCAACCGCTACGGCAAGAAAACAGGCGCTGTTTATGCCCATAGCTATGCCGAGGCCTTTCCTCCGGCCTATCAGGATAATTACGGCATCATCGGTGCGGTGAAGGATATTCCGCGGATCGAAACCCTGCTTGAGCAGAAAGATCTGGAGATCGCCGTTGATCTTTATCAGGATAAAACCAGCGCCGGTGACGGCACCTATCACTTGAAAATCTATCACCAGAGCCATCCGGTGCGCCTGTCCGATATTATGACGGCACTGGAAAATATGGGGCTGGATGCGATTTCGGAAATGCCGTTCAAGGTACGCCCGGGGCGCGGCACGAAAGAGCCGGTCTGGGTCCATGATTTTCTGGTCTCGCCGCGACACAGAGTCAGTTTTGAACTGGAGGAAATCAAGGAAGTCTTTGAAAAAGCCTTTTTGCGCATCTGGGACGAAGTTGCGGAAAATGACGCGCTGAACGAACTGGTTCTGCAGGCGGGTCTGAACTGGCGCGAAGTCCTGATTGTGCGCAGCTATACCAGCTATTTGAAACAGGCACGCTTTGCCTATAGCCGCCGCTATCTGGAAACGGTGCTGACGGAACATGCCGAAGCCGTGCGTGATCTGGTCGGTTTGTATAAGGCGCTGCATAATCCGAAACTGGCGGCAAAGAAACGCGCTGCGGAGGCCGATAAATTCCGCGGAAAGCTGGAAGCCAGACTCAATGACGTCACAAAACTGGACCATGACCGTATTCTGCGCGCCTATTGGACACTGGTCGAAAAGACCTTGCGCACCAATTACTACCAGCGCGATGAAAACGGCAAAATTCGTCCCTGTTTGTCGGTAAAGCTGGACAGCAAGAATATTGATTTTGTGCCGCGTCCGCGTCCGCATGTCGAAATTTTTGTCTATTCCGCGCGGGTCGAGGCCGTGCATCTGCGCGGCGGTAAAATCGCCCGCGGCGGTATCCGCTGGTCCGACCGCCATGATGATTTCCGTACCGAAATTCTGGGGCTGATGAAGGCGCAGATGGTCAAGAACGCGGTTATCGTTCCCGTCGGGGCAAAGGGCGGCTTTATCGTCAAAAACCCGCCGACCGAAGGCGGGCGCGATGCGTTTCTTGCCGAAGGAATCGCCTGTTACCAGCTTTTTGTGCAATCGCTGCTGGATCTGACGGATAATAATAATTTGGGTAAAATCGAACCGCCGGCAAATACCGTGCGCTATGATGATGACGACCCCTATCTGGTTGTTGCGGCGGATAAGGGAACGGCGACCTTTTCGGATATCGCGAATAAATTATCGACCAAGGCCGGGTTCTGGCTGGATGACGCTTTCGCTTCCGGCGGCTCTGCCGGATATGACCATAAAGTCATGGGGATTACCGCCCGCGGTGCATGGGAATCCGTGAAACGCCATTTCCGTGAAATGGGCAAAGATATCCAGAAAGAGGATTTCACAGCCATCGGCGTCGGTGATATGGGCGGCGATGTGTTCGGCAACGGCATGCTGCTGTCCAAACATACCCGTCTGGTCGGGGCCTTCAACCATCTTCATATTTTCTGCGACCCCGATCCTGATGCGGCGGCCAGCTTTAAAGAACGTCAGCGACTGTTCAAGGCGCGCGGCGGCTGGGATCAATATGATAAAAGCAAGATATCGAAAGGCGGTGCCGTTTACTTACGTTCGGAGAAATCTCTGACCCTGACGCCGGAAATCAAAGCCTGTTTCGATATCCGCAAGGATAAAGTCACACCGGACGAGTTGATGCATGCGATGCTGAAAACCGATGTCGAGCTGTTATGGTTCGGCGGTATCGGTACCTTTGTCAAAAGCGCGGCGGAAAGTCATGCCGATGCGGATGACCGCAGCAATGATGCGGTGCGTGTCAACGGGCGTGAAATCCGCGCGGCAGTCATCGGTGAAGGTGCTAATCTGGGCATGACACAGGATGCGCGCGTGGAATATGCGCATTATGGCGGCCGTTTGAACACCGATTTTATTGATAATTCCGCCGGTGTGGACTGTTCGGATCACGAGGTCAATATCAAAATTCTGCTGAATGCGGTGGAACGCAATACAAAACACAAAATGAGCCGCGCCAAGCGCAACACATTGCTGGAGAAAATGACCGATGAAGTCGGCAGTCTGGTGCTGGACGATAATTACCAGCAAAATCAGGCGCTCTCGATGGCGGAATACCGCGCTGCCGGTCAGCTGTCGCTTTACGGAGCCTTGCTGCGTGATTTTGAAAAACAGGGCGTTTTTGACCGCAAACTGGAACATCTGCCGGATGAGGAAACCATCGGCCGCATGTTGCAGGATAACCGCGGCTTGACGCGGCCGGAACTTTCGGTCGTGCTGTCCTATACGAAAATCGTGCTGTTCCAGAATTTGCTGGAGTCCGACCTGCCGGATGAAAAAGGTATGGAAGATTGGCTGGATATCTATTTCCCGAAACCTCTGGAAAAATACCGCACGGAAATTCTAAACCACGGGCTGCGCCGCGAAATTATCGCGACCATGCTGGCAAATGCGCTGGTCAACCGTATGGGGCCGGTCTTTATCAAATCGCGTGAAGCCAAAACAGGGGCGGGGCAGGTGGCCATCGTCAAGGCTTTCCTGATTATGATGCGGGCCTTTGATGTGCCGAAACTATGGGATGCGATCGAGGCGCTGGATAATAAAGTGCCGAGCAAAGTGCAGATTTCAGCCTTGAGCGAAATCTACATATTGCTGAAACATACCATTACCTGGCTGTTGCGGCGTCCGCGCCCGATGGGCTCCGTGACGGAGGAGGTGGCGCAATTGTCAAAAGGCATCACGGAAATTTCCGGCGTGGTGCGTGACCTGATCCCGCATTATGTGCGTGACCGTGTCGAAGCACGCCGCGAAAGCCTGAAAGAGCAGGGCATGCCCGACAAGCTGGCAACGGATATTGCAAGTATCCGCCTGCTGGATGCCGCGCCTGATATCATCAATATCGATCAGTCCTGCAAGGGCAGCTTAAAAGCGATCGCCGGCGTTTATTTCGATGTCGGACAGGTTCTGCGCCTTGACTGGCTGCGTCAGCAATGTCTGTCCCTGAAAACGGAAAATCATTGGCAGGCACGTGCTTTGAGCGGCATGGTCGATGAATTTTACAAATATCAGGCGCTGTTGACGGAAAAAATCGCGACCGAATACGGCTGTTCGGGACGAAAGGGCGATCTGGGCAAATGGCAGCAGGATCATGAAGAAAAATTGCAGAATATTGAACATCTGGTCTCGGAAATTGACCGCTCCCCGGCGATTGATATCCCGATGCTGATGCTGGCGGCGCAGGCCGTGCGGCAGTTTACGGAATAGGATCTGCAAATTTATCATGCATAAATAAAGGAAAGGCGGTCTGCATAGACCGCCTTTCTTGTCATACGGGCCGCTTACGGCTTGGGCTTTAAGCGGCTTTAGCCTTTCCCATGGCGGCTTCCAGATTTTCAGTCAGTTTTGCCATGAATTCCTGTGTCGTCAGCCATTTTTGGTCATGTCCGACCAGCAGGGCAAGGTCTTTTGTCATGTGACCGTTTTCAACGGTCTCGACGCAGACGCGCTCCAGCGTTTCGGCGAATTCAATCACTTCCGGCGTTCCGTCGAACTGACCGCGATAACGCAGACCTTGCGTCCATGCAAAGATCGAGGCGATCGGGTTTGTCGAGGTCGGCTTGCCGTCCTGATGCAGGCGGTAATGGCGCGTCACCGTACCATGTGCGGCTTCGGCTTCGACGGTTTTCCCGTCGGGCGTCAGCAGAACCGAGGTCATCAGGCCGAGAGAGCCGAAACCCTGTGCAACAACATCCGACTGCACGTCACCGTCATAGTTTTTACAAGCCCAGACAAAGCCGCCTTCCCATTTGATCGCGCAGGCGACCATATCGTCAATCAGGCGGTGTTCATAAGTCAGATCACGCTTGTCGAATTCCGCTTTGAATTCCGCGTCGAAAACTTCCTGGAACAGATCCTTGAAACGGCCGTCATAGGTTTTCAGGATCGTATTCTTTGTGGAAAGATAAACGGGATAGCCGCGCTGCAAACCGTAGTTAAAGCAGGCACGGGCAAAGCCGCGGATGGAGTCGTCAAGGTTATACATACCCATGGCGATACCGGGGCCTGTGAAATCGAAAATTTCATGGACTTCCGGTGCGCCGCCGTCTTCCGGTTGGAAGGTCAGGGTCAATTTGCCTTTGCCCGGTACTTTGATATCCGTGGCGCGGTACTGGTCACCGAAAGCGTGACGGCCGATAACAATCGGTTGCGTCCAGCCGGGAACATAGCGCGGAATGTTGGAGCAGATAATCGGCTCGCGGAAAACCGTGCCGCCCAGAATGTTACGGATTGTGCCGTTGGGCGATTTCCACATTTTCTTCAATCCGAATTCCTCAACGCGGGCTTCATCGGGGGTGATGGTTGCGCATTTAACGCCGACGCCGTGTTCTTTGATGGCATTGGCGGCATCAATCGTGATCTGGTCATCGGTTTCATCGCGTTTTTCGATGCCGAGATCAAAATATTTCAGATCAACATCAAGATAGGGAAGGATCAGCGTGTCTTTGATCATCTTCCAGATAATGCGGGTCATTTCATCGCCGTCGATTTCGACGATCGGATTTTTGACTTTGATTTTGCTCATGGCGGTTGCTCCTTGTTTCCAGTGTTCCTGTGATCTTTAAATGCACGGGCAGTATAGCAAAACAGGGCGCTGCTGCAATCATTTATTGGCGTTTGCGGGGAGGAGAGCTTAGTGGTTATAGCGCCGCTTTTTCTGCACGGTGGCGGTTTTGCCGCGCCACCAGTCTTTGCCGTTTTTTGCCGCAAGGCGGATATCATCGCGGGACAAAGCTTTTTTACCGTTTTTCAAATCATCCATGCGGGCGCGCATAAAGTTGCGGAGTTCCTTGTCTTTGCGGGTCGCACGGTCTTCACCCAGGCTGTACCATTGATAGGCCGCAACGCGGTCGCCGCGCTTTACCGCCAGCGCCGCCAGACGCAAATAGCTGTGAATATAGCCGGAACGGGCGCTTGCTTCAAACCAGCGCGCCGCTTCTTTTAAATCCTTGGCAAAGCCGCCTTTGCCTTTGCTGTACAGATCACCCAGAATAAATTGCGCACGGGCATCGCCATCCTGTTCCGCCATATCCATCAGCACGGCAAGCGGGTGGTCGGCATCCTCATAAAGCGGTTTGTAAACAGGGTCGGGATAAACCGGAATCTTTGTCGGTTTTTTATAGCTTTTATCCGCAGCAAAGGCCTGTGCAGGCAGGCACAGCAAGGCCGCAATCAGGAGAAACAGACAATGACGGAATAGCTTGCTCATTTCTTTTTTTCTTTGTCTTTCTCGTGGAAAACAGTCAGGGCTTCCATCAGGCTGTTGCTCTGGATCAGGGTTTTATTCTCCGTGGAAACGGAAAATTTCGCCTGTTTTTTGTGATTGCGCGGCACGGTTTTGGCAACGACAAAGGCGGGTTTTTCATTGCTGCTGCGAAAGATCGAAAACATCGCCGTGTCATAAGTGGAATCCAGCGCGTAATCGCGCCATTCGCCCCGCTGCACGCGCAAGCCGTAGATGGACAGAATTTGGCTAAGCTCATGTTTGTTAAAGGTGACTTTTTGCCCCGGATACCAGCGCCCGTAAAGACTGAAAAACTGTGCCATTCTATTCGTATTCGTTTCTTGTGTCCGTTAACACGCCCTTTAAGCCGCCATTCTAGAACGGTTTGCGGAAAAATGGAAATATTTTAGCGTTTGAAACCGCTGCCGCCCTGCTTTTTCTTGGGCGCGGCGGGGTACAGATCGGGGCTTTCGGAGATTTTTTTACAGCTGTTATAGACAATCTCGGCACGTTTGAAATGGTCGCGTGTTCCGGTCATTTCGGCCAGATCAAGGATGGCGTCATTCAGTTCTTCAAGCGGCATTTCCCCGTTTCCGACCTGCGCCTCGTAAATATTGCACAGCAGCAGGATGACCTGATTGGTCTGGATAACCATTTTTGCCATTTCCACGCCGGCTTTTGTGCCGGGCTTGAACATGTCATTGGCGTTTTTGGTCAGTCCGGCATCAATGGCGGGCTTCATCGCCTCGATATAGGGTTCCAGAACATTTTTGGTGGCAAAGGCGACGCTTTGCAGCAGACAGCGGTAGAAGGTCGTCTGCTCTTCCTCATTCAGCGTGCTGCGCACATCCTCAAACAATTTGTCCAGCAGGTCCTGATTCCAGTCTTTATTCTTTTGTCCGAATTCCTTCCATGACGGAATTTTTGCAAGTTTTTCCTGCAATTCTTCGGGCAAAGCTGTCAGACCGTGTTTGAAATCCATGCGCGTTTTCCTTATTAATTTAACTATCTATAGTAAGTGGCTGCGGCGGCTTGTCAAGCTGGTATTTCCGCACAGGATGGGGTAGACTGACCGCAGCAAAAATAAGAAGAAAAGGAAACAGCACCATGGCTCTGACACACACACCGCTTTGCGATACCTCTTTTAGCGCACCCGATTTTTCCCTGAAAGGCGTCGACGGCAAAGCCTACACGCTGGAGGATGTAAAAGGCGAAAACGGTACACTGGTCATGTTCATCTGCAATCACTGCCCTTATGTGAAGGCGATCATCACCCAGCTGGTGCAGGATGCGAAAGCATTGCAGGAAAACGGTATCGGTGTGATTGCGATCATGCCCAATGATACGGCGAATTACCCTGATGACAGTTTTGAAAATATGCAGATTTTCGCCAAGGAAAACGGCTTTACCTTCCCTTATGTCATTGATGAAAAGCAGGATGTCGCCCATGCCTATCATGCGGTCTGCACGCCTGATTTCTTCGGCTTTAACAAAGATCTGGAGCTGCATTACCGCGGACGTCTGGATGATGTCACACCCTCCCGCGCCGCAACGGCGGAGACGAAGCGCGAACTTCTGGACGGCATGCTGAAAATTGCCGAAACGGGGCAGGGACCGGAACATCAGACGGCCTCGATGGGCTGCTCCATCAAATGGCGGAATGAAGATGCGGCCTGATCCGCGGCAAGGCAGGGCAGGCTGAATTTTTCAGCATGTTCCGCTTGACCTTGCAGGGCATTTCGGTTTATAGAATAGGGTCTTAAAATTGTGGCGGCTGTAGCTCAGGGGTAGAGCACTCGGTTGTGGTCCGAGATGTCGCGGGTTCAAACCCCGTCAGTCGCCCCATTTTCCCTTTTATCCTTTTCACTTTACGCATTAGCGAAGTCTTAACCCGCTATATGTATATTTTTATATGAACATATATAGCGGAGAAAAGGTGATGGCGGATTTAGGCAAAAGTTTTCAGCACGAGCGTAACAGCCTGAAAGTCTACGGCTCCCCCGGCAACCAGTACGGTGACACGATGGTCGGCGGCGAGGATGTCAAAAAAATCAATCAAATGCTGCAAGATGCCTTTGCCGCCGGACAGGCGGGGGGGGGCGAAGCGCTGGTGCAAATCGGCACCCATAAAGGACGGAATATCTTTGAACAAAAGGCGGCTGACCAGATACGTATCAGCCTTGATGATGATGGCAACGCCTATGTGAAGCTGATTATACGCCAGCTTGATCCGGGGCTTGGCTTGCTGGCGCTGGCGGGCGGCTTTAAAGATCAGGGCGAAACGGATCAACAGGCGGCAGACCGTGAGGAAATGGAAGAGGCATCAGGCGCAACCGGCACGCTTGTGTCATCCTATCAGATAGACCGCCGTCCGGTTGCGGGTGATGTGCGCGTCTGGGGCGGGCCGGATCGTGCGGACGGCGTCAAAAACGGTGATGTTATTGCCATGTCGACAACGGCGATGGTGCCGGTGGTGCGTAATGCGCATCTGTGTGATGTGCAGGCGGGGGATGATGCCACAAATGCGGGCTGGGTCAAATTATCCGATCTGACGGATGCCAATGTGTTCGGCATTAAAGGACATGCGGAAATGCTGGAACAGGCGGCAGGGCTTGCGGGGCTTGCGGAACAGCTGCCGCAATCTTTTTCATCGTCGTTACAGGCACGAAATAAGGATATTCTGGTCGGCACTTCGGAAGAGCGGCAGGCGGCGGATCGTTTGATACAATCCTCCCATCAGCCCCCGTCACACAAACAGACTGCGCAAAAACCGCGATTG includes these proteins:
- a CDS encoding NAD-glutamate dehydrogenase — protein: MSQAQKKTKAAAMNKKKSPAKPADSFFSHFKKHVSTSDWLRIGDADMGKLIKNLYGWVEKRQAKHHKIRVYNVDEKIHGWQCNNTVIEIINDDMPFLIDSVASELGHQNFQIAYLFHPVLAIDRKKSGLVEKVGNNIEEARLRGGLESVIHIQLEQFLPASACAHLEKQLSGILDDVRLATTDWKLMLARLRDVINTIDIKQADGGEHEHNIEAIDFLEYVYKNNFTLLGYREYQFAAGKKSGDVDVRIAKDSALGLLREGHYPFDVALKKREYEQMQQDENTVVVSKWIDQYSTVHRRVPFDVINVKVVDNKGRVIGQHVFIGLFTSSTYSCRTLEVPLVRKKVRETLALAKFGSDSHDRKALEHILEKYPRDELFQVSVAELTKTSIGILDLQERQRVALFARKDPLERYVSCLVYIPRDIYDTRFRRSIETVLEARLQGVCTNYHITLDDSPLARGLFTILTDPEQLTKFDAEAVEQELIEIGQSWQEKLGQELINRYGKKTGAVYAHSYAEAFPPAYQDNYGIIGAVKDIPRIETLLEQKDLEIAVDLYQDKTSAGDGTYHLKIYHQSHPVRLSDIMTALENMGLDAISEMPFKVRPGRGTKEPVWVHDFLVSPRHRVSFELEEIKEVFEKAFLRIWDEVAENDALNELVLQAGLNWREVLIVRSYTSYLKQARFAYSRRYLETVLTEHAEAVRDLVGLYKALHNPKLAAKKRAAEADKFRGKLEARLNDVTKLDHDRILRAYWTLVEKTLRTNYYQRDENGKIRPCLSVKLDSKNIDFVPRPRPHVEIFVYSARVEAVHLRGGKIARGGIRWSDRHDDFRTEILGLMKAQMVKNAVIVPVGAKGGFIVKNPPTEGGRDAFLAEGIACYQLFVQSLLDLTDNNNLGKIEPPANTVRYDDDDPYLVVAADKGTATFSDIANKLSTKAGFWLDDAFASGGSAGYDHKVMGITARGAWESVKRHFREMGKDIQKEDFTAIGVGDMGGDVFGNGMLLSKHTRLVGAFNHLHIFCDPDPDAAASFKERQRLFKARGGWDQYDKSKISKGGAVYLRSEKSLTLTPEIKACFDIRKDKVTPDELMHAMLKTDVELLWFGGIGTFVKSAAESHADADDRSNDAVRVNGREIRAAVIGEGANLGMTQDARVEYAHYGGRLNTDFIDNSAGVDCSDHEVNIKILLNAVERNTKHKMSRAKRNTLLEKMTDEVGSLVLDDNYQQNQALSMAEYRAAGQLSLYGALLRDFEKQGVFDRKLEHLPDEETIGRMLQDNRGLTRPELSVVLSYTKIVLFQNLLESDLPDEKGMEDWLDIYFPKPLEKYRTEILNHGLRREIIATMLANALVNRMGPVFIKSREAKTGAGQVAIVKAFLIMMRAFDVPKLWDAIEALDNKVPSKVQISALSEIYILLKHTITWLLRRPRPMGSVTEEVAQLSKGITEISGVVRDLIPHYVRDRVEARRESLKEQGMPDKLATDIASIRLLDAAPDIINIDQSCKGSLKAIAGVYFDVGQVLRLDWLRQQCLSLKTENHWQARALSGMVDEFYKYQALLTEKIATEYGCSGRKGDLGKWQQDHEEKLQNIEHLVSEIDRSPAIDIPMLMLAAQAVRQFTE
- a CDS encoding NADP-dependent isocitrate dehydrogenase, whose amino-acid sequence is MSKIKVKNPIVEIDGDEMTRIIWKMIKDTLILPYLDVDLKYFDLGIEKRDETDDQITIDAANAIKEHGVGVKCATITPDEARVEEFGLKKMWKSPNGTIRNILGGTVFREPIICSNIPRYVPGWTQPIVIGRHAFGDQYRATDIKVPGKGKLTLTFQPEDGGAPEVHEIFDFTGPGIAMGMYNLDDSIRGFARACFNYGLQRGYPVYLSTKNTILKTYDGRFKDLFQEVFDAEFKAEFDKRDLTYEHRLIDDMVACAIKWEGGFVWACKNYDGDVQSDVVAQGFGSLGLMTSVLLTPDGKTVEAEAAHGTVTRHYRLHQDGKPTSTNPIASIFAWTQGLRYRGQFDGTPEVIEFAETLERVCVETVENGHMTKDLALLVGHDQKWLTTQEFMAKLTENLEAAMGKAKAA
- a CDS encoding sel1 repeat family protein; the encoded protein is MSKLFRHCLFLLIAALLCLPAQAFAADKSYKKPTKIPVYPDPVYKPLYEDADHPLAVLMDMAEQDGDARAQFILGDLYSKGKGGFAKDLKEAARWFEASARSGYIHSYLRLAALAVKRGDRVAAYQWYSLGEDRATRKDKELRNFMRARMDDLKNGKKALSRDDIRLAAKNGKDWWRGKTATVQKKRRYNH
- a CDS encoding DUF2794 domain-containing protein → MAQFFSLYGRWYPGQKVTFNKHELSQILSIYGLRVQRGEWRDYALDSTYDTAMFSIFRSSNEKPAFVVAKTVPRNHKKQAKFSVSTENKTLIQSNSLMEALTVFHEKDKEKKK
- a CDS encoding thioredoxin family protein: MALTHTPLCDTSFSAPDFSLKGVDGKAYTLEDVKGENGTLVMFICNHCPYVKAIITQLVQDAKALQENGIGVIAIMPNDTANYPDDSFENMQIFAKENGFTFPYVIDEKQDVAHAYHAVCTPDFFGFNKDLELHYRGRLDDVTPSRAATAETKRELLDGMLKIAETGQGPEHQTASMGCSIKWRNEDAA